One genomic segment of Oreochromis aureus strain Israel breed Guangdong linkage group 9, ZZ_aureus, whole genome shotgun sequence includes these proteins:
- the LOC116333211 gene encoding sialic acid-binding Ig-like lectin 7 yields MSITGNLSQRDCTTLFSNLTTNYTDTYFFRVENEPFKATAQQDPLQITVRDSPWRSNITIPGDLKEKESVTITCSALTPCPHSPPQLTWNLQQDSHNKIEENTDGSFTTKIQQTITLSDTHDGKKISCSARYPVNQGKDTKTAETEETLSVSCGNLVGVYTIVKTVGIIMLVITLIIFECWFRSRRSNKPETEGCQMSRVTSQHIN; encoded by the exons ATGAGTATTACTGGGAACCTGAGTCAGAGAGACTGCACCACTCTGTTTTCTAATTTAACCACAAACTACACAGACACATACTTCTTCAGAGTAGAGAATGAACCATTCAAGGCGACAGCTCAACAAGATCCTCTTCAAATAACAGTCAGAG ATTCTCCTTGGAGGTCCAATATTACAATCCCAGGTGATCTGAAGGAGAAGGAGTCTGTCACTATaacctgctcagctctcactccCTGTCCACACTCCCCTCCTCAACTCACCTGGAATCTCCAACAAGACTCTCACAACAAAAtagaggaaaacacagatggAAGCTTTACAACTAAAATCCAGCAGACCATCACTCTGTCagacacacatgatggaaagaagatcagctgctctgccagatATCCTGTGAACCAAGGAAAAGACACcaagacagcagagacagaagagacTCTCAGTGTTTCAT GTGGAAACCTGGTTGGTGTCTATACTATAGTGAAGACTGTGGGAATCATAATGCTCGTGATCACACTGATCATATTTGAGTG ctggtTCAGATCAAGACGCTCCAACAAACCAGAGACTGAAGGCTGTCAGATGAGCAGAGTCACATCGCAACACATCAACTAA
- the LOC116333212 gene encoding transcription factor 7-like 1 isoform X2 has translation MGSGPAHLYSQPATDRQGQLRHPKLNVVGIPDNMRQYVRPVGELHDVPVRDFVVPAPPSNISTPKKRKCEARQYEDRLYIKKPPNAFMLYLKEQRPKVMAELNITGSAAINAVVGKRWRSLSKDQQAKYFDQAETESCRHATEHPDWSTKENYGKKRKRTRNRTSSTASASEPKQEAQQAKRLCVTPAQTQPSSSYSVVKEPLKQPQRQPTVTNLPHQQSACVQLQNTQTTADAPVCQVNPVLPASHMDFSASASLASSAPVQLQKQAPFVSDTNEALLSVVEQLDPLLTSEQFQQPSSPLIGPQLSQTSLASPVYCALSTLYASPDTFFKNQKEPIGFADIQHDMWPILPVTPQPDTLSCSNTPKYSPISPVSLENSSPSKLLDSFVAPTECQPMSPVFSETAKYMMSLLNDLEPGPFAQHLQPSSPQAGWSSPESDQSCRPPNHSFLQTLY, from the exons ATGGGCTCAGGACCAGCTCACCTCTACAGTCAGCCAGCGACAGATAGACAGGGACAGCTGAGACACCCAAAG CTTAATGTGGTCGGGATTCCAGACAACATGAGGCAGTACGTGCGTCCTGTTGGAGAACT GCACGATGTTCCAGTCCGGGATTTTGTCGTTCCTGCTCCCCCATCCAACATCTCCACTCCAAA AAAAAGGAAATGTGAAGCCCGACAGTATGAGGACCGGCTGTACATAAAGAAACCACCAAACGCCTTCATGCTTTACCTGAAGGAGCAGAGGCCAAAGGTGATGGCGGAACTGAACATAACTGGCAGTGCAGCCATAAATGCAGTTGTGGGAAAGAGG TGGAGGTCACTCTCAAAAGAccaacaagcaaaatattttGATCAGGCTGAAACGGAGAGTTGCCGTCACGCCACAGAGCATCCAGACTGGTCCACCAAAGAAAACTAC ggcaaaaagaggaagagaacaCGAAATCGCACCTCAAGCACAG cATCTGCATCTGAACCTAAACAGGAAGCTCAACAGGCCAAGAGGCTTTGTGTGACGCCAGCTCAGACACAGCCGTCTTCTTCCTATTCAGTTGTGAAGGAGCCTCTCAAGCAGCCACAGAGACAGCCAACTGTTACCAACCTGCCTCACCAGCAGTCAGCGTGTGTGCAGCTGCAGAACACACAGACTACAGCTGATGCGCCTGTGTGTCAAGTAAATCCGGTCCTCCCAGCTTCTCATATGGATTTCTCTGCATCTGCATCACTGGCCTCCTCTGCACCCGTTCAGCTCCAGAAACAGGCCCCTTTTGTCAGTGACACTAATGAAGCACTGCTGTCAGTGGTGGAACAGCTTGACCCCCTCCTCACTTCTGAGCAGTTTCAGCAGCCCTCCTCTCCACTCATTGGTCCTCAGTTAAGTCAGACCAGCCTTGCTTCTCCTGTATATTGTGCTCTATCCACATTATATGCCTCCCCTGACACATTctttaaaaaccaaaaagagCCTATTGGGTTCGCTGACATTCAGCATGACATGTGGCCAATCCTCCCTGTCACTCCACAGCCTGATACACTCTCCTGTTCTAATACTCCTAAATATAGTCCGATCAGCCCTGTTTCTCTGGAGAATTCCTCTCCATCCAAATTGCTGGACTCTTTTGTTGCGCCCACTGAATGCCAGCCAATGTCTCCCGTCTTCAGCGAAACTGCAAAATATATGATGTCACTACTTAACGACCTCGAACCTGGGCCCTTTGCACAGCATCTACAGCCCTCCTCTCCTCAAGCAGGCTGGTCCTCACCAGAATCAGATCAGTCCTGTAGGCCCCCAAACCACAGCTTCCTTCAAACACTGTATTGA
- the LOC116333212 gene encoding transcription factor 7-like 1-A isoform X1 encodes MGSGPAHLYSQPATDRQGQLRHPKLNVVGIPDNMRQYVRPVGELHDVPLWDFVTPPPPSNPQLPPSFPTGAPAQSALDPRTGRFLSYTLLEPAPPVSQQLVPLILTNTATVPAHLYSQPGTDRQGQLRHPEHNALGIPDNMRQYVHPVGELHDVPVRDFVVPAPPSNISTPKKRKCEARQYEDRLYIKKPPNAFMLYLKEQRPKVMAELNITGSAAINAVVGKRWRSLSKDQQAKYFDQAETESCRHATEHPDWSTKENYGKKRKRTRNRTSSTASASEPKQEAQQAKRLCVTPAQTQPSSSYSVVKEPLKQPQRQPTVTNLPHQQSACVQLQNTQTTADAPVCQVNPVLPASHMDFSASASLASSAPVQLQKQAPFVSDTNEALLSVVEQLDPLLTSEQFQQPSSPLIGPQLSQTSLASPVYCALSTLYASPDTFFKNQKEPIGFADIQHDMWPILPVTPQPDTLSCSNTPKYSPISPVSLENSSPSKLLDSFVAPTECQPMSPVFSETAKYMMSLLNDLEPGPFAQHLQPSSPQAGWSSPESDQSCRPPNHSFLQTLY; translated from the exons ATGGGCTCAGGACCAGCTCACCTCTACAGTCAGCCAGCGACAGATAGACAGGGACAGCTGAGACACCCAAAG CTTAATGTGGTCGGGATTCCAGACAACATGAGGCAGTACGTGCGTCCTGTTGGAGAACT GCACGATGTGCCATTGTGGGATTTTGTCACTCCTCCTCCCCCATCCAACCCTCAACTTCCCCCTTCTTTCCCCACTGGAGCACCCGCTCAGTCAGCATTAGATCCTCGGACTGGAAGATTTCTTAGCTACACCCTCCTGGAACCagctcctcctgtgtctcaGCAGCTGGTTCCACTCATTCTCACTAACACCGCCACAGTGCCAGCTCACCTCTACAGTCAGCCAGGGACAGATAGGCAGGGACAGCTGAGACACCCAGAG cATAATGCGCTCGGGATTCCAGACAACATGAGGCAGTACGTGCATCCTGTTGGAGAACT GCACGATGTTCCAGTCCGGGATTTTGTCGTTCCTGCTCCCCCATCCAACATCTCCACTCCAAA AAAAAGGAAATGTGAAGCCCGACAGTATGAGGACCGGCTGTACATAAAGAAACCACCAAACGCCTTCATGCTTTACCTGAAGGAGCAGAGGCCAAAGGTGATGGCGGAACTGAACATAACTGGCAGTGCAGCCATAAATGCAGTTGTGGGAAAGAGG TGGAGGTCACTCTCAAAAGAccaacaagcaaaatattttGATCAGGCTGAAACGGAGAGTTGCCGTCACGCCACAGAGCATCCAGACTGGTCCACCAAAGAAAACTAC ggcaaaaagaggaagagaacaCGAAATCGCACCTCAAGCACAG cATCTGCATCTGAACCTAAACAGGAAGCTCAACAGGCCAAGAGGCTTTGTGTGACGCCAGCTCAGACACAGCCGTCTTCTTCCTATTCAGTTGTGAAGGAGCCTCTCAAGCAGCCACAGAGACAGCCAACTGTTACCAACCTGCCTCACCAGCAGTCAGCGTGTGTGCAGCTGCAGAACACACAGACTACAGCTGATGCGCCTGTGTGTCAAGTAAATCCGGTCCTCCCAGCTTCTCATATGGATTTCTCTGCATCTGCATCACTGGCCTCCTCTGCACCCGTTCAGCTCCAGAAACAGGCCCCTTTTGTCAGTGACACTAATGAAGCACTGCTGTCAGTGGTGGAACAGCTTGACCCCCTCCTCACTTCTGAGCAGTTTCAGCAGCCCTCCTCTCCACTCATTGGTCCTCAGTTAAGTCAGACCAGCCTTGCTTCTCCTGTATATTGTGCTCTATCCACATTATATGCCTCCCCTGACACATTctttaaaaaccaaaaagagCCTATTGGGTTCGCTGACATTCAGCATGACATGTGGCCAATCCTCCCTGTCACTCCACAGCCTGATACACTCTCCTGTTCTAATACTCCTAAATATAGTCCGATCAGCCCTGTTTCTCTGGAGAATTCCTCTCCATCCAAATTGCTGGACTCTTTTGTTGCGCCCACTGAATGCCAGCCAATGTCTCCCGTCTTCAGCGAAACTGCAAAATATATGATGTCACTACTTAACGACCTCGAACCTGGGCCCTTTGCACAGCATCTACAGCCCTCCTCTCCTCAAGCAGGCTGGTCCTCACCAGAATCAGATCAGTCCTGTAGGCCCCCAAACCACAGCTTCCTTCAAACACTGTATTGA
- the LOC120441818 gene encoding transcription factor 7-like 2, which produces MLMVQCSWCQERMKKPDHLVYKSKDPRQKQLSFFNPSVSKMDIREENNHISETMQSEEAPSTSEDAAVDILGQTSYPLPPPPFPTGIPAPPQPASDPQTGGFVSNILPEPAPPVYQQLVPLMGSGPAHLYSQPGTDRQGQLRHPKHNVLGIPDNMRQYVRPVGELHDVPLWDFVTPPPPSNPQLPPPFPTGAPAQSALDPQTGRFLSYTLLEPAPPVSQQLVPLILTNTATVPAHLYSQPGTDRQGQLRHPEHNVLGIPDNMRQYVRPAGELHDVPLWDFVTPPPPSNPQLPTPFPTGAPTQSALDPWTGRFLSHTLLEPAPPVSQQLVPLILTNTATVPDHLYSQPGTDRQGQLRHPEHNALGIPDNMRQYVRPVGELHDVPVRDFVVPAPHPTSPLQNVFAKRKCEARQYEDRLYIKKPPNAFMLYLKEQRPKVMAELNITGSAAINAVVGKRWRSLSKDQQAKYFDQAETESCRHATEHPDWSTKENYGKKRKRTRNRTSSTASASEPKQEAQQAKRLCVTPAQTQPSSSYSVVKEPLKQPQRQPTVTNLPHQQSAIYSPPLLKQAGPHQNQISPVGPQTTASFKHCIEGLSSLLN; this is translated from the exons ATGCTGATGGTGCAGTGCAGCTGGTGTCAGGAGAGGATGAAAAAGCCTGATCACCTTGTCTACAAAAGCAAG GATCCCAGGCAGAAGCAGTTGTCATTTTTCAATCCCTCTGTCTCTAAAATGGACATCAGGGAGGAAAACAATCATATTTCAGAGACAATGCAGTCAGAAGAAGCGCCTTCCACTTCTGAAGATGCGGCAGTTGACATTCTGGGGCAAACATCCTACCCTCTGCCTCCCCCTCCTTTCCCCACTGGGATACCTGCCCCCCCTCAGCCAGCATCAGATCCTCAGACTGGAGGATTTGTTAGCAACATCCTCCCAGAACCAGCTCCTCCTGTGTATCAGCAGCTGGTTCCACTCATGGGCTCAGGACCAGCTCACCTCTACAGTCAGCCAGGGACAGATAGACAGGGACAGCTGAGACACCCAAAG CATAATGTGCTCGGGATTCCAGACAACATGAGGCAGTACGTGCGTCCTGTTGGAGAACT GCACGATGTGCCATTGTGGGATTTTGTCACTCCTCCTCCCCCATCCAACCCTCAACTTCCCCCTCCTTTCCCCACTGGAGCACCCGCTCAGTCAGCATTAGATCCTCAGACTGGAAGATTTCTTAGCTACACCCTCCTGGAACCagctcctcctgtgtctcaGCAGCTGGTTCCACTCATTCTCACTAACACCGCCACAGTGCCAGCTCACCTCTACAGTCAGCCAGGGACAGATAGGCAGGGACAGCTGAGACACCCAGAG cATAACGTGCTCGGGATTCCAGACAACATGAGGCAGTACGTGCGTCCTGCTGGAGAACT GCACGATGTGCCATTGTGGGATTTTGTCACTCCTCCTCCCCCATCCAACCCTCAACTTCCCACTCCTTTCCCCACTGGAGCACCCACTCAGTCAGCATTAGATCCTTGGACTGGAAGATTTCTTAGCCACACCCTCCTGGAACCagctcctcctgtgtctcaGCAGCTGGTTCCACTCATTCTCACTAACACCGCCACAGTGCCAGATCACCTCTACAGTCAGCCAGGGACAGATAGGCAGGGACAGCTGAGACACCCAGAG cATAATGCGCTCGGGATTCCAGACAACATGAGGCAGTACGTGCGTCCTGTTGGAGAACT GCACGATGTTCCAGTCCGGGATTTTGTCGTTCCTGCTCCCCATCCAACATCTCCACTCCAAA ATGTTTTTGC AAAAAGGAAATGTGAAGCCCGACAGTATGAGGACCGGCTGTACATAAAGAAACCACCAAACGCCTTCATGCTTTACCTGAAGGAGCAGAGGCCAAAGGTGATGGCGGAACTGAACATAACTGGCAGTGCAGCCATAAATGCAGTTGTGGGAAAGAGG TGGAGGTCACTCTCAAAAGAccaacaagcaaaatattttGATCAGGCTGAAACGGAGAGTTGCCGTCACGCCACAGAGCATCCAGACTGGTCCACCAAAGAAAACTAC ggcaaaaagaggaagagaacaCGAAATCGCACCTCAAGCACAG cATCTGCATCTGAACCTAAACAGGAAGCTCAACAGGCCAAGAGGCTTTGTGTGACGCCAGCTCAGACACAGCCGTCTTCTTCCTATTCAGTTGTGAAGGAGCCTCTCAAGCAGCCACAGAGACAGCCAACTGTTACCAACCTGCCTCACCAGCAGTCAGC CATCTACAGCCCTCCTCTCCTCAAGCAGGCTGGTCCTCACCAGAATCAGATCAGTCCTGTAGGCCCCCAAACCACAGCTTCCTTCAAACACTGTATTGAAGGTCTTAGCTCACTGCTTAATTAG